The Deltaproteobacteria bacterium genome window below encodes:
- a CDS encoding hydrogenase iron-sulfur subunit translates to MEEFQPKIIAFLCNWCSYGAADLAGVSRMPYPPNIRVIRIPCTGRMSPKFILEAFRRGADGVWVSGCHPGDCHYLAGNYYARRKFALFNDLLSFVGLEPGRLHFSWISSAEGAKFARVATEVIKAVKAAGPNKRFAKDRVKVA, encoded by the coding sequence ATAGAGGAATTTCAGCCTAAGATCATAGCCTTTCTTTGTAATTGGTGCAGTTACGGGGCCGCGGATTTAGCCGGGGTCAGCCGCATGCCTTACCCGCCCAATATCCGCGTTATTCGGATTCCATGCACCGGCCGCATGAGCCCCAAATTCATCCTGGAAGCCTTTCGTCGAGGCGCGGATGGCGTATGGGTCTCCGGGTGTCATCCCGGGGACTGCCATTATCTGGCTGGGAATTATTATGCCCGGCGGAAGTTCGCCCTGTTCAATGATCTGCTCAGCTTCGTGGGACTGGAACCGGGGCGCCTGCACTTTTCCTGGATTTCTTCGGCCGAAGGTGCGAAGTTCGCCCGGGTGGCCACGGAAGTCATCAAGGCGGTCAAGGCGGCCGGTCCAAATAAGCGGTTTGCCAAGGACAGGGTTAAGGTGGCCTAA
- a CDS encoding 4Fe-4S dicluster domain-containing protein yields MEERTKKIREIAKRLLSEGRVDVVLGYRAGTVPLKNAPYFARTPEEAENFIWDSHGRINLANFLPQRQDRVAVVAKGCDARNIVNHIVENQIKRDQVYIIGVPCQGMIDPGLVYEREGRLIEEAIEADGRLIVKGQGFETTMERTEVLRQNCRSCAYRNPPLYDELVTDPVPEQEGLDPYEDIKEFLTRPNSERFDYFEKLIEPCIRCYACRDACPLCYCAVCFVDEHMPQWLGKSIDPRDKMTFHILRAFHCAGRCTDCGACEAACPMNIKVRQFTRRLEMDVKELYGYEAGLSPDIQPPLTVYRPDDPQDFIK; encoded by the coding sequence ATGGAAGAACGGACGAAAAAGATACGTGAGATTGCAAAGCGGCTCCTTTCCGAGGGCCGTGTGGACGTGGTGCTTGGATATCGGGCCGGGACCGTACCGCTCAAAAATGCGCCTTATTTTGCCCGCACGCCGGAGGAGGCCGAGAATTTCATCTGGGATTCCCACGGTCGGATCAACCTGGCCAACTTCCTGCCGCAGCGCCAGGACCGCGTCGCAGTGGTGGCCAAGGGCTGTGACGCCCGGAACATCGTGAACCACATCGTTGAAAACCAGATCAAACGGGATCAGGTCTACATCATCGGCGTGCCTTGTCAAGGCATGATTGACCCGGGACTCGTTTATGAGCGGGAAGGACGTTTGATCGAGGAGGCCATTGAGGCCGATGGCAGGTTGATTGTCAAAGGTCAGGGCTTTGAAACCACCATGGAGCGCACCGAGGTCCTGCGCCAGAATTGCAGGAGCTGTGCATACCGCAACCCGCCGCTTTATGACGAGCTCGTCACGGACCCGGTGCCTGAACAGGAAGGCCTGGACCCATATGAGGACATCAAGGAATTCCTGACCAGACCGAACAGCGAACGCTTCGACTATTTTGAGAAGCTGATCGAACCCTGCATTCGCTGTTACGCCTGCCGGGATGCCTGCCCCCTGTGTTACTGTGCCGTCTGTTTTGTGGACGAACATATGCCTCAGTGGCTGGGCAAGTCCATTGATCCCCGGGACAAGATGACGTTTCATATCCTGCGGGCCTTTCACTGCGCGGGCCGGTGCACCGACTGCGGGGCCTGCGAAGCGGCCTGTCCCATGAATATTAAGGTCAGGCAGTTTACCCGCCGCTTGGAAATGGACGTCAAAGAACTTTATGGTTATGAAGCCGGGTTATCTCCGGATATCCAGCCCCCCCTGACGGTTTATCGCCCTGACGACCCACAGGATTTCATCAAGTAA
- a CDS encoding MBL fold metallo-hydrolase — protein MMKIAQDLYFYPWESYTQNNCNSIMITGKVKALIDPGHQALFSNLAGQLERDGIDVKALDLIINTHSHPDHFEASASLARHGARVAMHPDGENYLKKIGPAFSQALGQKMPDYNIDLNLVEGELELGEKQLYVYHTPGHSPGSICLYWPDQKVLISGDLIFAQGVGRTDFPGGDGAKLKENIKRMAELDIEILLPGHGPLVTGAEEVRRNFQFIQQVYFPML, from the coding sequence ATGATGAAGATCGCTCAAGACCTCTATTTTTATCCCTGGGAAAGCTACACGCAGAACAACTGCAACAGCATTATGATCACCGGGAAGGTCAAGGCCCTGATTGACCCCGGCCACCAGGCCCTTTTTTCTAATCTGGCCGGGCAATTGGAAAGGGATGGGATTGATGTCAAGGCCTTGGACCTGATCATCAATACTCACAGCCACCCGGATCACTTTGAAGCCAGCGCCTCCCTGGCCCGCCATGGCGCTCGGGTGGCCATGCATCCTGATGGTGAAAATTATCTAAAAAAAATCGGGCCCGCGTTTTCCCAGGCTCTCGGGCAAAAGATGCCTGATTACAACATTGACCTGAACCTGGTGGAAGGCGAACTTGAGCTGGGAGAAAAACAGCTTTACGTGTATCACACCCCAGGCCACTCGCCTGGAAGCATCTGCCTTTACTGGCCTGACCAGAAGGTGCTCATCTCCGGGGACCTGATTTTCGCCCAGGGGGTGGGCCGAACCGATTTCCCCGGCGGGGACGGCGCCAAGCTGAAAGAAAACATTAAGCGCATGGCCGAACTGGACATTGAAATCCTCCTTCCGGGACACGGCCCGCTGGTAACGGGCGCAGAAGAAGTCAGGCGGAACTTCCAATTTATCCAGCAGGTCTATTTTCCGATGCTCTAA
- a CDS encoding FAD/NAD(P)-binding protein → MSNPYKPYPVRIDKVIVETEDKNLRSFRLVFLNPEDDKAFDYTPGQFAELSLAGYGEIPIGIASSPTEKGHLLFTVNKVGAVSSALHNMKEGDIMGVRGPLGNSYPLKDMEGRDIVIVAGGFAVTTLRSTITWMLDPANRDKYGKITFVYGARTPGMLLYKDEWRAWQKRDDIDPYITIDREHPDWDGLVGLVPAVLEEANPGSENAVALVCGPPIMIKFTQPVVEKLGFADEDVIMSLENRMKCGIGICGRCNVGPEYVCKDGPVFTKAQLNELPREY, encoded by the coding sequence GTGAGCAATCCATATAAGCCCTATCCGGTCAGGATAGACAAGGTTATTGTCGAAACCGAAGATAAGAACCTCAGGAGTTTCCGTCTGGTATTCCTCAACCCTGAGGATGACAAGGCTTTCGATTACACGCCCGGCCAGTTTGCCGAACTGTCGCTGGCCGGGTACGGGGAGATTCCCATCGGCATCGCCTCTTCGCCCACGGAAAAGGGGCATCTGCTTTTTACAGTCAACAAGGTTGGCGCGGTCAGTTCAGCCCTTCACAACATGAAAGAGGGCGATATCATGGGCGTGCGCGGTCCTTTAGGTAATTCTTACCCCTTAAAGGATATGGAAGGCCGGGATATCGTTATTGTCGCCGGTGGATTTGCCGTAACCACCCTCCGCTCGACCATCACCTGGATGCTGGATCCGGCCAACCGCGACAAATATGGGAAAATTACTTTCGTTTACGGCGCGCGAACACCGGGCATGCTGCTTTACAAGGACGAATGGCGCGCCTGGCAGAAACGGGACGATATAGACCCGTATATCACCATAGACCGTGAACATCCTGACTGGGACGGCCTGGTGGGGCTGGTGCCGGCCGTGCTTGAAGAGGCCAACCCCGGTTCTGAGAATGCCGTCGCTTTGGTCTGCGGGCCGCCGATCATGATTAAGTTCACGCAGCCGGTTGTGGAGAAGCTTGGGTTTGCCGATGAGGACGTCATCATGAGCCTGGAAAACCGGATGAAATGCGGCATCGGCATTTGCGGACGCTGTAATGTCGGGCCGGAGTATGTATGCAAAGACGGCCCTGTTTTTACCAAGGCCCAGCTCAACGAACTGCCCAGAGAATATTAA
- a CDS encoding 4Fe-4S dicluster domain-containing protein, producing the protein MADMILKKSALADFIKSLSGSYKVFTPSREGQEVKFASNQGKVLLDFQNTLLSPKDFFFPQSERMFEYSTDPAAADAFILKDIATEPEPRLVFGIRPCDARAFVILDRIFKNDQYTDSYWFARREATTLIGLGCQNPCPTCFCLSVGGGPFSEEGLDVLACDLGETLLFKPLTEKGQQALDKAEGLAEADDKTSQEAARIKEQAEAAISSRISTDKIDEKTVMELYEAPHWEVVQERCLNCGVCTFVCPTCHCFDIQDEVAGKVGDRIRNWDTCMSWLFTQHGSGHNPRADKTSRVRQRFMHKFKYIPMKRGGDIGCVGCGRCIMLCPVNIDVRDVVRDMNA; encoded by the coding sequence ATGGCCGATATGATCCTGAAAAAAAGCGCCCTGGCTGATTTCATCAAGTCATTAAGTGGTTCATACAAGGTTTTCACTCCAAGCAGGGAAGGTCAGGAGGTCAAATTTGCTTCGAACCAAGGCAAGGTTTTGCTTGACTTCCAGAATACTCTCCTGTCGCCCAAAGACTTCTTTTTCCCACAGTCAGAACGGATGTTTGAGTATTCAACCGATCCTGCTGCGGCAGACGCCTTTATCTTAAAAGATATCGCGACTGAACCGGAGCCGCGTCTTGTTTTTGGTATCCGTCCCTGTGACGCTAGGGCCTTTGTCATTCTGGACAGGATTTTTAAGAACGATCAATACACCGACTCCTACTGGTTCGCCAGACGGGAAGCCACGACCCTCATCGGCCTGGGCTGCCAGAATCCATGCCCAACCTGCTTCTGCCTCAGCGTCGGCGGAGGTCCTTTTAGCGAGGAAGGTCTTGATGTCCTGGCCTGCGATCTGGGCGAGACCCTGCTGTTTAAGCCTCTGACCGAAAAAGGGCAGCAGGCCCTGGATAAGGCCGAAGGACTGGCCGAAGCCGACGACAAGACTTCTCAGGAGGCAGCCCGCATAAAAGAGCAGGCCGAGGCGGCTATCAGCAGCCGGATTTCGACTGATAAGATTGATGAAAAGACAGTTATGGAGCTATACGAGGCCCCTCACTGGGAGGTGGTCCAGGAGAGATGCCTTAACTGCGGGGTCTGCACCTTTGTCTGTCCAACCTGTCATTGTTTCGACATTCAGGACGAGGTGGCCGGAAAAGTCGGTGATCGGATTCGTAACTGGGACACCTGCATGTCCTGGCTTTTCACCCAGCATGGATCAGGACATAATCCCCGTGCGGACAAGACCTCGCGCGTCAGGCAGCGATTCATGCACAAGTTCAAGTATATTCCCATGAAGAGGGGCGGAGATATCGGGTGCGTCGGCTGCGGCCGCTGTATCATGCTCTGTCCGGTCAATATTGATGTTCGGGACGTAGTCCGCGACATGAACGCCTGA